The following coding sequences are from one Shewanella violacea DSS12 window:
- a CDS encoding OmpA family protein translates to MNNTISSVLITLTLGLMSGCAQTATPYPAQAQTRDLLDTDNDGVINARDNCRQTTSGAMINNDGCSKSLNQIQERTKVVMFDFDSSHLTNSEVGKVSELLGDLMNLPEARLLLIGDTSPEGSDSYNRALAQRRVDTIQELAKEVGFPTQSIISQTYDQSDRTPTSISGREHRLIAVGQWQESGSQMMWNIFTTESKAKSQKPNNI, encoded by the coding sequence ATGAACAATACAATATCAAGTGTACTTATCACACTGACTCTGGGCTTAATGTCGGGCTGCGCTCAAACAGCGACACCTTATCCGGCTCAGGCACAGACTAGAGATCTACTGGATACTGATAACGATGGTGTGATCAATGCCAGAGATAATTGTAGACAAACCACAAGCGGTGCCATGATAAATAATGATGGCTGCTCTAAGAGCCTGAATCAGATTCAGGAAAGAACCAAGGTGGTCATGTTTGATTTCGACAGCTCACATCTAACCAATAGCGAAGTAGGTAAGGTCTCTGAGCTGTTAGGCGACCTGATGAACTTGCCTGAGGCTAGATTGCTGCTCATAGGCGATACTAGCCCTGAAGGTAGCGACAGTTATAATCGTGCATTGGCTCAACGTCGTGTCGATACCATACAGGAACTTGCCAAAGAGGTTGGCTTTCCAACTCAGAGTATCATCAGCCAGACCTATGATCAGAGCGACCGAACACCTACCTCTATCTCAGGAAGGGAACACAGACTGATTGCCGTGGGCCAATGGCAAGAATCTGGTAGCCAGATGATGTGGAATATCTTCACCACAGAGTCCAAAGCCAAAAGCCAAAAGCCAAATAATATTTGA
- a CDS encoding thioredoxin family protein translates to MNQNIKALLATTALFFSSQSLANSGTVFEDELDGAIATYSKEKQEVILTGLIQAQTLVTELKDFTQDYKEYRVDLAALTPLKSLKQPTEIIVLIGTWCPDCYHQTPRFIRIMEEVSNPNIKVTYIGIDRTKTDPEGLAAQYEFSRIPSFIVMQQGEEIGRIVEQPEVSLEIDLAKILN, encoded by the coding sequence ATGAACCAGAACATCAAGGCATTACTTGCCACTACAGCCCTCTTCTTTAGCTCCCAATCTCTTGCAAACAGCGGCACTGTATTCGAAGATGAGCTAGATGGCGCAATCGCTACATACAGCAAGGAGAAACAGGAAGTGATATTAACCGGATTAATACAAGCGCAAACCTTAGTCACCGAACTCAAAGATTTTACTCAAGACTACAAAGAGTATCGGGTAGATTTAGCGGCACTCACACCACTGAAATCACTCAAGCAGCCAACTGAAATCATAGTGCTCATCGGCACCTGGTGCCCGGATTGTTATCATCAGACTCCGCGTTTCATCCGCATCATGGAAGAGGTAAGTAACCCCAATATTAAGGTGACTTATATTGGCATAGATCGCACTAAAACCGATCCAGAAGGCTTAGCCGCCCAATATGAGTTTAGCCGTATCCCAAGTTTCATCGTGATGCAGCAAGGCGAAGAGATAGGTCGAATTGTAGAACAACCAGAAGTATCACTAGAGATAGATCTGGCTAAAATATTAAATTAA